A window from Labrus mixtus chromosome 14, fLabMix1.1, whole genome shotgun sequence encodes these proteins:
- the si:ch211-284e13.4 gene encoding insulin receptor substrate 1-B, giving the protein MENQAAEPQNYEDVQKSGYLRKHKSMHRRFFVLRAASEHGPARLEYYENEKKFRSKSPVPKKVLSLETCFNINKRADSKNKHMIVLYTRSESFAIAADSEEIQNEWYQAMLDLQCNCKTPEDYGSSGECSSPSPVPTFKEVWQVKVWPKGLGHARNLVGIYRLCLTDKTVNFVKLNSDVASVVLQLMNVRRCGHSENFFFIEVGRSAITGPGEFWMQVDDSVVAQNMHETLLEAMKALSEEFRQRSKSQSVGTSCGGGTASNPISVPSRRHHPNLPPSQVGFSRRARTETPGGGSSTSTSPTSRHGFPRARTASIGARSEESGASAKGTWASSSPSLNGSCSTTPTLRPKPTRAPTPAKITLSLARYTPNPAPSPAPSLSSSSGHGSECGLVGAAVGGMTVCSYPRVSQRVSVSGSPSDYGSSDEYGSSPGEHSLLVPSLSGHHAHGEGSSSYIVMGQREGLLGSHHRSKGRRILRRASSRESEAERRLLSKRASLPLAAHERLIPHRKDEDDEDDEEYAIMSRSANRGRADSHHSSGALAGGVDVRKRADKSRGEVDPGAGVDTGYMSMLPGVTSPPASLSLSIGMSDSSAKPGADDEYMAMTPNNSVSPPQHIRQPSTEGYMVMSPNGSSSTDLHGLGMWDGGGSAESRSAGDYMNVSPVCSRSACSTPPSHPEQHQLQPKMFNSYFSLPRAYQHTLYTRFEEDLNKGEAKKDSGGHEAAGRGGGLGYSKRNKILVGSTGGCQLSMSSSSFSSSSASSESLEDKSMSAGRGLSLLRTGAEIKGVGAGTKDGRHHPKRGSSSKSPKQQRRGRPLSMSSDIAKANTLPRVKENLLPSASPNVGEYVSIVFKEDNKYDRGRHAGSKHGQPVIHGTLRPINQPLLHHDNPCVLPRSFSAPLSTSAEYVSMDLGKPSVPLTPVRAAFSTPQGPPAVAPKSRHERRSSSPSSAEGNSGYRTKVKAAALPTDPPPTFADSKGSDPSISARPAVHPGQPLSMEQETGSGFSPVKSFQSPSRSVRGDQQGRQSHRSETFSSPPSHPRHPPSSTSLFPEGSQAAGHRHGLDCSPWESRQAAGLSATPPPQASTSSAEQGLNYIDLDLAVKESPQAGVDRTSAAYNIGGGAMGSSAGSSLNTYASIDFYKSEELRAHQSGRKDGQDC; this is encoded by the exons ATGGAAAACCAAGCAGCTGAGCCGCAGAACTATGAAGACGTGCAGAAAAGCGGCTATCTCCGCAAGCATAAATCAATGCACCGGCGGTTCTTCGTGCTGAGGGCGGCCTCGGAGCATGGTCCTGCTCGGCTGGAGTATTACGAAAACGAGAAGAAATTCCGCAGTAAATCACCTGTGCCCAAAAAAGTCCTGAGCCTGGAGACATGCTTCAACATCAACAAGCGGGCAGATTCCAAAAACAAGCACATGATCGTCCTTTATACCCGCAGCGAGAGCTTTGCCATCGCTGCAGACAGCGAGGAGATCCAGAACGAGTGGTACCAAGCGATGCTGGACCTCCAGTGCAACT GTAAGACTCCCGAAGACTATGGCAGTAGTGGAGAGTGTAGCTCGCCGTCTCCTGTTCCAACCTTCAAGGAAGTATGGCAGGTCAAGGTTTGGCCCAAAGGTCTTGGACATGCCAGGAACTTAGTGGGCATATACCGGCTGTGCCTCACCGACAAGACGGTCAACTTTGTCAAACTCAACTCCGACGTGGCGTCTGTGGTGTTGCAGCTGATGAATGTTCGCAGGTGTGGCCACTCAGAGAACTTTTTCTTCATCGAGGTGGGTCGCTCTGCGATAACCGGGCCCGGAGAGTTCTGGATGCAGGTGGACGACTCGGTTGTCGCTCAGAACATGCACGAGACCCTGCTGGAGGCCATGAAGGCCCTGAGCGAGGAGTTCCGTCAGCGCAGTAAATCTCAGTCTGTCGGGACATCGTGTGGAGGCGGTACCGCTTCCAATCCCATCAGCGTGCCCAGCCGTCGCCATCATCCCAACCTGCCGCCGAGCCAGGTGGGCTTCTCCAGGCGAGCCCGCACGGAGACCCCAGGGGGAGGCAGCAGCACAAGCACGTCGCCCACGTCGCGCCACGGCTTCCCGAGGGCACGGACCGCCAGCATCGGCGCCCGGTCGGAGGAGAGCGGAGCGAGTGCGAAGGGGACGTGGGCGAGCTCAAGCCCGAGTCTCAACGGCTCCTGCTCGACCACGCCGACGCTAAGGCCCAAGCCCACCAGGGCCCCAACCCCTGCTAAGATAACCCTCAGCCTTGCGCGCTACACGCCtaaccccgccccctcccctgcGCCGAGTCTGTCGTCCAGCTCAGGTCACGGCTCCGAGTGCGGCCTGGTAGGAGCGGCGGTGGGAGGCATGACCGTCTGCTCTTATCCTCGTGTTTCACAGAGAGTTTCCGTTTCGGGTTCACCGAGCGACTACGGCTCCTCGGATGAATACGGCTCCAGTCCCGGGGAACACTCTCTGCTCGTTCCCAGCCTCTCTGGACATCACGCCCACGGGGAAGGCTCCTCCAGCTACATAGTAATGGGACAGCGAGAGGGCCTCCTCGGTTCCCACCATCGCTCAAAAGGTCGGCGGATTCTGAGGCGTGCGTCCAGTAGGGAATCTGAGGCGGAGCGCAGGCTGCTAAGCAAGAGGGCTTCCCTTCCTTTGGCGGCCCACGAAAGACTGATTCCACACAGGAAAGACGAAGACGACGAGGACGACGAAGAATATGCCATCATGTCACGGAGTGCTAACCGGGGGAGGGCTGATTCGCACCACAGCTCAGGAGCTCTCGCGGGTGGCGTCGATGTGAGGAAGAGGGCTGACAAAAGCCGGGGAGAGGTTGACCCTGGAGCCGGCGTGGACACCGGTTACATGTCCATGTTGCCCGGAGTGACGTCTCCTCCCgcgtcgctctctctctcaatcgGCATGTCCGACTCCAGCGCTAAACCCGGGGCAGATGATGAGTACATGGCCATGACCCCCAACAACAGCGTGTCCCCTCCTCAGCACATCCGCCAGCCCAGCACCGAGGGCTACATGGTCATGTCTCCGAACGGCAGCAGCTCCACGGACCTGCACGGACTGGGCATGTGGGACGGCGGGGGCAGCGCGGAGAGCCGCTCCGCCGGCGACTACATGAACGTCTCGCCCGTGTGCAGCCGCTCCGCCTGCAGCACACCGCCCTCCCACCCTGAGCAGCACCAACTCCAGCCAAAAATGTTCAATTCCTACTTCTCCCTGCCACGAGCATATCAGCACACTCTGTACACGCGCTTCGAGGAAGACTTGAACAAAGGGGAGGCGAAAAAGGACAGCGGTGGGCATGAAGCCGccgggaggggaggggggttgggaTACAGCAAGAGAAACAAAATCTTAGTGGGCTCCACAGGTGGCTGCCAACTCTCCATGTCTTCCTCGTCGTTCTCCTCCAGCTCGGCCAGCAGCGAAAGCCTGGAAGACAAGTCCATGTCGGCAGGGAGGGGGTTGAGTTTGTTAAGGACCGGAGCAGAGATCAAGGGCGTCGGGGCGGGCACAAAAGACGGGCGTCACCATCCAAAACGCGGCTCGAGCAGTAAGAGCCCGAAGCAACAGAGGCGGGGTCGCCCGCTGAGCATGTCTTCAGACATCGCCAAGGCGAACACTCTGCCCAGGGTGAAGGAGAACCTGCTGCCGTCGGCGTCGCCAAACGTTGGTGAGTATGTGAGTATCGTGTTCAAGGAGGACAACAAGTACGACAGAGGAAGACACGCGGGGTCTAAACACGGACAACCTGTGATCCACGGGACGCTCAGGCCAATAAACCAACCACTCCTCCACCATGATAATCCCTGCGTCCTCCCCCGCAGCTTCTCGGCACCCTTGTCCACCTCGGCAGAGTACGTCAGCATGGACTTAGGGAAGCCCTCCGTGCCCCTGACTCCCGTCAGAGCCGCGTTCAGCACCCCGCAGGGCCCGCCGGCCGTTGCCCCAAAGTCCCGGCATGAGCGGCGCTCGTCTTCTCCTTCGTCGGCGGAGGGCAATAGCGGTTACAGAACAAAGGTGAAGGCGGCGGCGTTGCCAACAGACCCCCCGCCAACATTCGCGGACAGCAAAGGTTCAGATCCCAGCATTTCAGCGAGACCTGCCGTCCACCCGGGTCAGCCCTTATCCATGGAGCAGGAGACGGGCTCGGGCTTTTCTCCAGTCAAGTCCTTCCAGTCTCCCAGCAGGTCGGTCCGCGGTGACCAGCAGGGCCGGCAGAGCCACCGCTCGGAGACTTTTAGCTCACCTCCCTCCCATCCACGCCACCCACCCTCTTCTACCTCCCTCTTCCCGGAGGGCAGCCAGGCAGCGGGCCATCGGCACGGTTTGGATTGCTCACCGTGGGAGAGCAGACAGGCAGCTGGTCTATCTGCCACACCTCCACCACAAGCCTCCACCTCATCTGCTGAACAAGGCCTTAACTACATTGACCTTGACTTGGCCGTTAAGGAGAGCCCTCAAGCAGGAGTGGATCGCACCTCCGCCGCCTACAACATCGGAGGAGGCGCGATGGGCAGCAGCGCTGGCTCAAGCCTCAACACTTATGCCAGTATTGATTTCTATAAGTCAGAGGAGCTGAGAGCACACCAGAGCGGCAGAAAAGATGGTCAAG attGTTGA